In Anopheles gambiae chromosome 2, idAnoGambNW_F1_1, whole genome shotgun sequence, a single window of DNA contains:
- the LOC11175791 gene encoding ribonuclease P protein subunit p14, which translates to MSDYFYLDVEIKLAEEPNQLSALYLKGSIERSLTKVFGEIGGQTEVDLLKFDAQRKRIILRVPKEFYVKLRAAITLIGEFQGVPCNFQVKKASPLLLSLVETHVDFAGQTVA; encoded by the exons ATGAGTGACTACTTTTATCTAGATGTTGAAAT AAAACTCGCTGAAGAGCCGAACCAATTGTCCGCACTATACCTGAAGGGCAGCATAGAGCGATCGCTGACGAAAGTGTTCGGCGAAATCGGTGGCCAAACTGAGGTTGATCTGCTGAAATTTGACGCACAGCGAAAGCGTATTATCCTGCGCGTGCCGAAAGAATTCTACGTGAAGCTCCGCGCTGCCATAACGCTGATCGGAGAGTTCCAAGGAGTGCCCTGCAACTTCCAGGTAAAGAAGGCATCGCCCCTGCTGCTCTCGTTGGTGGAAACGCACGTAGACTTTGCCGGTCAAACCGTCGCTTGA
- the LOC3290712 gene encoding nascent polypeptide-associated complex subunit alpha, muscle-specific form, whose protein sequence is MSRRLLLALLLVALVALDPTSALQKKKKRGIYHGLHGFALAGHAAIPLHGAAPSFHKGYHPSPYARFPGLHKGAATLGGSVLPPGYALFPGGASVTSYQRNFPRYPTLYGAAGLYPAGFGVAPVKPAFAAAGGFVPPLAAAGFTPYAPALPAYPAALPAVPAAYPQAFVPVGAPAATGSTQQTYFATYPQKPLIPVAVPVQPAEPAKVPVVVQKPFYTAFSTVGPNGGGLLPAGVYSPVSSVPQPQFVGIPVATGSATGVTPSIATTLTTGTTQVTQAPQQPWRPVVVNQPTPAPPSNAYLPSYATSQGQIYISSTPAPTLHGDHHQQQQQAHHQALLEYEQGSLHHQEGNGPFNGQPYDVASNNGRYTGPSSYDVDITHNGYQKKKK, encoded by the exons ATGAGCCGAAGACTGCTGTTGGCGCTACTGCTGGTGGCCCTGGTCGCGCTGGACCCAACGTCCGCactgcagaagaagaaaaagcgtgGCATCTACCACGGGCTGCACGGGTTCGCCCTGGCCGGGCACGCGGCCATCCCGCTGCACGGTGCTGCCCCATCGTTCCACAAGGGCTACCATCCCAGCCCGTACGCCCGGTTCCCAGGGCTGCACAAGGGTGCAGCAACGCTCGGTGGGTCGGTGCTACCGCCCGGCTATGCGCTCTTCCCGGGCGGTGCCAGCGTCACGTCCTACCAGCGCAACTTCCCGCGCTATCCGACCCTCTACGGGGCTGCGGGTCTGTATCCGGCCGGCTTTGGGGTGGCGCCGGTCAAGCCGGCATTTGCTGCGGCCGGTGGGTTTGTGCCTCCACTCGCTGCCGCCGGCTTCACACCGTACGCTCCCGCCCTGCCAGCCTACCCGGCCGCTCTGCCCGCCGTGCCGGCCGCCTATCCGCAAGCGTTCGTTCCGGTGGGAGCCCCGGCGGCCACCGGCAGCACCCAGCAGACGTACTTCGCCACCTACCCCCAGAAACCGCTGATCCCGGTAGCGGTCCCGGTGCAGCCGGCCGAACCGGCCAAGGTCCCCGTCGTCGTGCAGAAACCATTCTACACCGCGTTCTCGACCGTCGGTCCGAACGGTGGCGGTCTGCTACCGGCCGGAGTGTACAGCCCCGTCTCGAGTGTACCGCAGCCACAGTTCGTCGGCATCCCGGTGGCCACCGGTAGTGCGACCGGCGTGACACCTTCCATCGCTACGACACTGACCACGGGCACGACGCAGGTCACGCAGGCGCCGCAGCAACCCTGGCGCCCGGTGGTGGTCAATCAGCCAACGCCTGCCCCACCGTCCAACGCATACCTTCCGTCGTACGCCACATCGCAGGGCCAAATCTACATCAGCAGCACACCGGCACCGACGCTGCACGGTgatcaccatcagcagcagcagcaagcacacCACCAGGCGTTGCTGGAGTACGAGCAGG GATCGCTTCACCATCAGGAGGGTAATGGTCCGTTCAACGGGCAGCCGTACGATGTTGCCTCCAACAATGGCCGGTACACCGGACCATCGAGCTACGATGTCGACATCACCCACAACGGTtaccagaagaagaaaaagtaa
- the LOC1273026 gene encoding mitochondrial 2-oxodicarboxylate carrier yields the protein MPSDLKEFLRQAAMQVGAGGSAGFVEVCIMHPLDLVKTRLQLQASPSAGAAKSTTYYNGVFDCIRKMARSEGVFSLYKGILPPVLVETPKRAVKFLTFEQYKRFFLFGSDKPTPLTFSLAGLGAGVTEAILVNPFEMVKVTLQANKNKMGQVPSTWAVTKQIIHESGFGLNGLNRGLTATIGRNGVFNMIYFGFYHSVKGIVPEYKDPVQEFLRKVGIGFVSGTLGSIVNIPFDVAKSRIQGPQPIPGQVKYRTTFGSMVIVAREEGFGALYKGLTPKVMRLGPGGAIMLVVYDYVYAFLDDYFK from the exons ATGCCTTCGGATCTGAAAGAATTCCTACGGCAAGCGGCGATGCAGGTCGGCGCTGGTGGATCGGCCGGTTTCGTAGAGGTGTGCATAATGCACCCGCTGGATTTGGTTAAAACAAGGCTGCAGCTGCAAGCTAGCCCTTCTGCCGGTGCCGCCAAATCCACG ACCTACTACAACGGGGTGTTTGATTGCATCCGCAAAATGGCCCGATCGGAGGGAGTGTTTTCCCTGTATAAAGGTATCCTACCGCCGGTGTTGGTGGAAACGCCCAAGCGTGCGGTAAAATTTTTAACCTTCGAGCAGTACAAACGTTTCTTTCTGTTCGGATCGGACAAACCAACGCCACTG ACATTTTCGTTGGCTGGCCTGGGAGCGGGCGTTACGGAAGCTATTCTGGTCAATCCATTCGAGATGGTGAAGGTTACCCTGCAGGCAAACAAGAATAA GATGGGACAGGTCCCCAGCACGTGGGCCGTAACGAAGCAAATCATCCACGAGTCCGGCTTCGGACTGAACGGATTGAACCGCGGTTTAACCGCCACCATCGGTCGCAACGGTGTGTTCAACATGATCTACTTTGGCTTTTACCACAGCGTGAAAGGGATCGTTCCGGAGTATAAG GATCCTGTGCAAGAATTCCTGCGCAAAGTTGGCATCGGTTTCGTGAGTGGAACACTCGGCTCGATCGTGAATATTCCCTTCGACGTGGCCAAATCCCGCATCCAG GGCCCTCAACCAATTCCCGGACAGGTGAAGTACCGTACCACGTTCGGGTCGATGGTGATCGTGGCGCGCGAGGAAGGGTTTGGGGCACTGTACAAAGGCCTCACCCCGAAGGTGATGCGGCTCGGGCCGGGCGGTGCAATCATGCTGGTAGTTTACGACTATGTGTACGCCTTTCTGGACGACTACTTTAAGTAG
- the LOC1273027 gene encoding keratin-associated protein 19-2 produces MKSFIALFVVLAIAAVYGAESESKVTEKRGIYSGLGYGYNGYPGLAGHGYYGGVGALGYGHGLGYGSQLGYYGSYPGYGYGSHAGYLGGYSGYSGYSGYPYGLGYGLH; encoded by the exons ATGAAGTCCTTC ATTGCTCTGTTCGTCGTCCTGGCCATCGCCGCCGTCTACGGTGCCGAATCGGAGTCGAAGGTGACGGAGAAGCGTGGCATCTACAGCGGTCTCGGCTACGGCTACAACGGCTACCCCGGTCTGGCCGGCCACGGCTACTACGGCGGCGTCGGCGCTCTCGGATACGGCCACGGGCTGGGCTACGGATCGCAGCTGGGCTACTACGGATCGTACCCGGGATACGGATACGGTTCGCACGCCGGTTACCTGGGCGGCTACTCCGGCTACTCCGGCTACTCGGGCTACCCGTACGGTCTGGGCTACGGACTCCACTAA
- the LOC1273025 gene encoding mitochondrial intermembrane space import and assembly protein 40-B — MSLCKSYGKDKVIFATAEDHATPSKVELPESEPRPGLILENGDINWNCPCLGGMAIGPCGNEFREAFSCFHYSQAQPKGSDCYEAFSTMNECMRNYPGVYKQNLNEDEDEESGAGVASMIADEGEEEDDVDAPPPAKAESESKTVATKAN; from the exons ATGTCGCTGTGTAAAAGCTACGGCAAGGATAAGGTGATTTTTGCTACCGCCGAGGATCATGCCACGCCGAGCAAGGTGGAGCTACCGGAATCGGAACCGCGACCGGGACTGATACTGGAAAATGGAGACATCAACTGGAACTGTCCATGCCTCGGTGGCATGGCGATCGGTCCGTGCGGTAACGAGTTCCGGGAAGCATTCTCTTGCTTCCACTACAG CCAAGCACAACCGAAGGGTTCGGATTGCTACGAAGCGTTCAGCACAATGAACGAATGCATGCGGAACTATCCTGGCGTGTACAAACAAAACCTCAACGAGGACGAGGATGAGGAGAGTGGTGCCGGTGTGGCGAGCATGATAGCCGACGAAGGCGAGGAAGAGGATGATGTCGATGCGCCTCCTCCGGCAAAGGCGGAAAGCGAATCAAAAACTGTAGCGACAAAAGCGAACTAA